The stretch of DNA GTAGTCCATCTTATCTTCTGGGAGGCGGATGCGTTCTTGGAAGGCGATCGCATAATTGTAATCCCCAGCATCAATCGCCTTAGCTACGCGAGAATTAGCACCATCAGCGCCAATTACCAAATCTACCTTCAGATTTTTAATCGTTCCCACTGCATTACCATCGGAGTGGTCAGCATAGTGGATCGTGTAAGCATCAGTACCGTTAGTGGGGATGTCCAGCTTGTGAACAGTACCATTAATCAGCTTAGCCCCCAGAGAGGCGGCTCGATTCCGTAGGAAACTGTCGAGCACTTCCCGACGGCACATCCCAATATATTCATCTGGTTTTTCGATGTTGATGTCTACCTCAATATTTGAGGGAGAAATCATCTTCATCTTTCTTACCTGACGGTCAATAATCTCTTGGGGCAAGTCAAACTCGCTCACCATGCACAGCGGAATTGCGCCGCCGCAGGGCTTAGCATTGTCAAGCTTGCGCTCAATCAAATAAGTTTCAATGCCCGCTTTCACCAGCGTCTCGGCGGCACAGGAACCGGCCGGGCCCGATCCAACAACAGCAACCCGTAGTGTCAAAGCTGTTCTCCCAATCTCTTTTGATATGGTTTCTAAGGTGAGTATGGTATCACAGACTTAGGATTTGCTCTATGGGAAGTTGGCTATTTGTATATGAAATGAAACAGAGCTTAACATCTGGTAACAGGTGGGGCAATTTTCAATTAACAGGGAATTAGCAGATACTAGATTGTAGTTGGTAAGTGGCGATCGCCTGTTCCCTGTCCTCTAACTATTTCAAGCAAAGAATGCAAGCGCCTATCTTCGATTCTGCTGTTCGGCAAATAGCTGTAGCGTCGATTACCGGATACCAAAAGTACATCTCGCCCAAAAAAGGCTTGTCCTGCGCTCACCGAGTGCTGTATGGGGGCGAATCTTGTTCGCAGTATATTAAGGGTGCGATCGCTCAAAGAGGATTGTCACAAGGCCTAAAAGCAGCCCGCCACAGGTTTGCCGCTTGCAAAAATGCCAACAAAATCCTCAAAGCTAGGTATAACAGCCAATCTAATCATGAAAACCCCAACTCCCAGGACAACGATCGAGCCAAATCAGAGAAGGAAACTTCTCGCCGAAATTCTAAGTATCAAAATGATTGCGGAGATACTGCATCAAACTGTAGCAGTGCAGATTGTTCTGGTATGGACTGTAGCGGTGTAGATTATTCTGGTATGGATTGTTGCGATATAGATTGTTCTGGTATGGATTGTTGCGGTGCAGATTGCGGCAGTTGCGGATCTTCCTAAACAAATCACTTATTTGGTAAAATTCAATTTTTCAATTGGCCAAGTAATCAATGGACATGAACAATAAACCTTGTGAAGCAGACAGGAAGCCTGCCATTGACTTACTTTTCTTTTGAACTCTAATACAGAGCTTAAGTAAATCCACCTAATAAAACATAAGATCGGGATGGCTAAAAAGCTGACTGTATAAACATTCTTCCTTCTCTCCTAGATAAGTAAATTTTTCTTCCTTCTTCCTTCTCTCCTAGATAACTAATTCCTTCTTCCTTCTTCCTTCTTCCTTCTACCTTCTACCTTCTACTTAACATCTGGTAACAGTTACGCCCAATTAGGGGAATTAACGGGGGATTGCCCTACTTAAATTGTGCGTTCCCATCGAAACTTCCTTTCAAACTCTTGAATCTGCACATCATTAATACTCGCTTCCCGTCTTCGCATCAATCCATTTTCTGCAAATTCCCACTGTTCATTACCATAAGCCCGATACCAATAATCAGAATCATCATGCCACTCATATTCAAAGCGCACAGAAATACGATTATCGGTAAAACTCCACAGTTCCTTTTTCAAACGATAGTCTAATTCTTTCGCCCATTTTCGTCTTAAGAAAGCCTTAATTTCTTCCCGTCCGCTGAAAAATTCGGCGCGATTTCGCCATTGAGAATCCTCTGTATAAGCTAAAGCTACTCGTTCAGGATCGCTGGTATTCCAAGCATCTTCAGCGGCTTGAACTTTGGCTTTAGCAGTTTCTAAAGTAAAGGGCGGTAGAGGTAGTTTTGTTTCCATAAGATTTGTGAGTTAGCGATCGCAAAAGTTTATCAATCGAATTTATTTCTTCTTCCTTCATCCTTCTTTATTTGATATTCAACGTCCTTGCAATAATCTTTCAGCAGTCAGTTCCAACACCCCCAAAAGAGGAGAATTAATCGCGCGATCGCCTATATAAACCTTTTCTTCATATAAACCCTCAACCCACTCTAATACTGTCACCTGCTGTTGCATCGGG from Kamptonema formosum PCC 6407 encodes:
- the yidD gene encoding membrane protein insertion efficiency factor YidD, giving the protein MQAPIFDSAVRQIAVASITGYQKYISPKKGLSCAHRVLYGGESCSQYIKGAIAQRGLSQGLKAARHRFAACKNANKILKARYNSQSNHENPNSQDNDRAKSEKETSRRNSKYQNDCGDTASNCSSADCSGMDCSGVDYSGMDCCDIDCSGMDCCGADCGSCGSS
- a CDS encoding nuclear transport factor 2 family protein, with product METKLPLPPFTLETAKAKVQAAEDAWNTSDPERVALAYTEDSQWRNRAEFFSGREEIKAFLRRKWAKELDYRLKKELWSFTDNRISVRFEYEWHDDSDYWYRAYGNEQWEFAENGLMRRREASINDVQIQEFERKFRWERTI